The window CTATGCTCTTCGATAGATTAAAAAATATTATTCGCTCTACTACTAACGATTTTTTAGAAAAAAATGGACTTTCTGATGATGAATATGCTAGAGCCATTGATGATGAATATGAAAAAGAATTTGGCTCATTAGGAAATGATTCTTCTTATTCTAGCAGTTTTGATACGGAATACAATTTTGAGACTCCTAAAGCCAATCCGAAGGAACGAATTTATTATCATACCCTAGGGCTTGAGCAAGGAGCATCTTTTGAGCAGGTCAAGACAGCCTACAAAAAACTTATGAAAGCCTACCACCCAGACCGTCATCAAGCAAACCCTCAAAAACAAAAATGGGCTGTCGAACAGTCTCAAAAAGTAAATGAGGCATATTCTTTTTTTAAGAAGAAATTTGAGAACTAAAACTAGGCTCTTACCCTATTCTAAATTATTATTATTATATGTGGATATTTTTCAAACGTCTTTTCAAAGTAGGTCAAGCCAAAGCACACGCTAAACTTGATAAAGTAGAAGACCCAGTAGCACTTACCGAGCAATCTATCAAAGATTTAAAACAAGACCTTGCTGATAGCATGAAAAGCCTTGCAGAAATGAAGGCTCTAGCTATTCGAACCAAAAGAGATGTTCAGCAAGCACACCGAGCAGCTAATCAATACGAACAACGAGCTATGCAGTTTATTGCCAAAGCAGAAAAAGGTGATATTAGTATGGATGAGGCAGACCGTTATGCCCTCAAAGCTCTTAGACAAAAGGACCAAATTTTGAGAGTCTCTTCTGCCAACGAGCAAAATCTTCGTGCTTACGAAAACATGATTCGAAAACTGGAATTAGATATTCAAAAAATTCGTACACAAATAAATACGTGGGAAGGAGAACTCAAAACACTCAAAGTGCGTTCACGCCTTTCAGAAACAAGTCGTCGCCTAAACGAGCGTATGTCTTCGATGAGTAATAGCAGCATGCATAACATGATAGAAGACATGAAAATGAAAGTAGAGGAACAAGAAGCTCTTGCACAGTCGTATGAAGATGTTGCCAGCCAAGAAGAT is drawn from Bernardetia sp. and contains these coding sequences:
- a CDS encoding J domain-containing protein → MLFDRLKNIIRSTTNDFLEKNGLSDDEYARAIDDEYEKEFGSLGNDSSYSSSFDTEYNFETPKANPKERIYYHTLGLEQGASFEQVKTAYKKLMKAYHPDRHQANPQKQKWAVEQSQKVNEAYSFFKKKFEN
- a CDS encoding PspA/IM30 family protein yields the protein MWIFFKRLFKVGQAKAHAKLDKVEDPVALTEQSIKDLKQDLADSMKSLAEMKALAIRTKRDVQQAHRAANQYEQRAMQFIAKAEKGDISMDEADRYALKALRQKDQILRVSSANEQNLRAYENMIRKLELDIQKIRTQINTWEGELKTLKVRSRLSETSRRLNERMSSMSNSSMHNMIEDMKMKVEEQEALAQSYEDVASQEDSVDKEVEKALGKDAPTLDLPSPQDALAQLKAKMKALPKTTDELIQEAEDDAITKEISENSESSQQKKNITFKKVEQSTPPKRPRLRIRKEGFDD